The following are encoded together in the Streptomyces sp. NBC_01465 genome:
- a CDS encoding inorganic diphosphatase, producing the protein MEFDVTIEIPKGSRNKYEVDHETGRIRLDRRLFTSTSYPADYGFVENTLGEDGDPLDALVLLDEPTFPGCVIKCRTIGMFRMTDEAGGDDKLLCVPATDPRVEHLRDIHHVSEFDRLEIQHFFEVYKDLEPGKSVEGADWVGRTEAEDEVRASYKRLEAQGGAH; encoded by the coding sequence GTGGAGTTCGACGTCACCATCGAGATCCCGAAGGGTTCGCGGAACAAGTACGAGGTGGACCACGAGACCGGCCGGATCCGCCTGGACCGTCGACTCTTCACCTCGACCAGCTACCCCGCGGACTACGGATTCGTCGAGAACACCCTGGGCGAGGACGGCGACCCGCTGGACGCCCTTGTCCTGCTGGACGAGCCGACCTTCCCCGGCTGTGTCATCAAGTGCCGCACCATCGGCATGTTCCGTATGACGGACGAGGCCGGCGGCGACGACAAGCTGCTGTGCGTCCCCGCGACGGACCCGCGCGTCGAGCACCTGCGCGACATCCACCACGTGTCGGAGTTCGACCGCCTGGAGATCCAGCACTTCTTCGAGGTCTACAAGGACCTGGAGCCCGGCAAGTCCGTCGAGGGCGCCGACTGGGTCGGCCGCACCGAGGCCGAGGACGAGGTCAGGGCCTCCTACAAGCGCCTCGAGGCGCAGGGCGGCGCGCACTGA
- a CDS encoding threonine/serine ThrE exporter family protein, whose amino-acid sequence MVAETDGVDDRKPGSDEARSAFAAPAGVDQPSPGEGEASTTSEFAVPAGFAAEGAAEPEGSAFTPPRTYSARDSPAFTPAHGFPMIKLAKEAPWQDRMRTVLRMPVSERPALEAAQKHDDAGPAVPRVLDLTLRIGELLLAGGEGAEDVEAAMFAVTHAYGLERCEPNVTFTLLSISHQPSLVDDPVSANRTVRRRGTDYTRLAAVYHLIDDITSEDVDVSLEEAYRGLAAIRRNRHPYPGWVLTGANGLLAGAASVLVGGGPLVFVAAAIGAMLGDRLAWLCAGRGLPEFYQFVVAAMPPAAMGVALALADVDVSGSAVITGGLFALLPGRALVAGVQDGLTGYYITASARLLEVMYFFIAIVVGVLVMLYVGLQLGTDNLDAEAGLHIVSRPVVQILASVLLSFAFAILLQQDRSTVLLVALNGGVAWVIYGALTYGAGFSAVPSTAIAAGLVGLFGQLLSRYRYASALPYVTAAIGPLLPGSATYFGMLYIAHADIDKGMTSLSKAAALALAIAIGVNLGGEISRLFMQAPGVVGGQRRAAKRTRGF is encoded by the coding sequence CTGGTGGCCGAGACGGACGGCGTGGACGACCGCAAACCCGGGTCCGACGAGGCGCGGAGCGCCTTTGCCGCGCCCGCGGGCGTGGACCAGCCGAGCCCGGGCGAGGGCGAGGCCTCCACCACCTCCGAGTTCGCCGTGCCCGCCGGGTTCGCCGCCGAGGGCGCCGCGGAGCCCGAGGGGTCCGCCTTCACCCCGCCCCGTACGTACAGCGCCCGTGACTCCCCCGCCTTCACGCCGGCCCATGGCTTCCCCATGATCAAGCTGGCGAAAGAGGCGCCCTGGCAGGACCGCATGCGCACCGTGCTGCGCATGCCCGTCAGCGAGCGGCCCGCGCTGGAGGCCGCGCAGAAGCACGACGACGCCGGGCCCGCCGTGCCGCGCGTGCTCGACCTGACGCTGCGTATCGGGGAGTTGCTGCTCGCGGGCGGCGAGGGCGCCGAGGACGTGGAGGCGGCGATGTTCGCCGTCACCCATGCGTACGGTCTCGAGCGCTGCGAGCCGAATGTGACGTTCACGCTGCTGTCGATCTCGCACCAGCCCTCGCTGGTCGACGATCCCGTCTCCGCGAACCGGACCGTGCGGCGGCGCGGCACCGACTACACGCGGCTCGCCGCCGTCTACCACCTCATCGACGACATCACCTCGGAGGACGTCGACGTCTCGCTGGAGGAGGCCTATCGAGGCCTCGCCGCGATCCGCCGTAACCGCCACCCGTATCCGGGCTGGGTGCTGACCGGCGCCAACGGGCTGCTGGCCGGTGCGGCGTCCGTGCTGGTCGGCGGTGGGCCGCTGGTGTTCGTCGCGGCGGCGATCGGCGCGATGCTCGGCGACCGGCTGGCCTGGCTGTGTGCGGGGCGCGGGCTGCCGGAGTTCTACCAGTTCGTGGTCGCCGCGATGCCGCCCGCCGCGATGGGCGTCGCGCTGGCCCTGGCGGACGTGGATGTGAGCGGCTCGGCGGTGATCACCGGTGGGCTCTTCGCGCTGCTGCCCGGGCGGGCGCTGGTGGCGGGGGTGCAGGACGGGCTGACCGGGTACTACATCACGGCCTCGGCGCGGCTCCTGGAGGTCATGTACTTCTTCATCGCGATCGTCGTGGGCGTGCTGGTGATGCTGTACGTGGGGCTGCAGCTGGGCACGGACAACCTCGACGCGGAGGCGGGGCTGCACATCGTCTCGCGGCCCGTGGTGCAGATCCTCGCGTCCGTGCTTCTGTCGTTCGCGTTCGCGATTCTGCTGCAGCAGGACCGGTCGACCGTGCTGCTGGTGGCACTGAACGGGGGTGTCGCGTGGGTGATCTACGGGGCGCTCACGTACGGGGCGGGATTCTCGGCGGTGCCGTCCACGGCGATCGCGGCGGGGCTGGTCGGGCTCTTCGGTCAGCTGCTGTCGCGGTACCGGTACGCGTCCGCGCTGCCGTACGTGACGGCTGCGATCGGGCCGCTGCTGCCGGGGTCGGCGACGTACTTCGGGATGCTCTACATCGCGCACGCCGACATCGACAAGGGGATGACGTCGCTGTCGAAGGCGGCGGCGTTGGCGTTGGCGATCGCGATTGGAGTGAACCTGGGGGGCGAGATTTCGCGGCTGTTCATGCAGGCGCCGGGGGTGGTGGGGGGCCAGCGGAGGGCCGCGAAGCGGACCCGGGGGTTCTAG
- a CDS encoding DedA family protein: MNTLALGPSWLDPDNLINTFGPIGVLAIVFAESGLLIGFFLPGDSLLFTTGLLITTGKLSMPLWLMCILVALAAIAGDQVGYLFGRKVGPSLFNRPDSRLFKQENVEKAHEFFEKYGPKSLVLARFVPIVRTFTPIIAGVSRMNYRSFVIFNIIGGTLWGVGVTLLGAGLGKIEFVNKHIELILVAIVLVSVVPIAIEYLRARSKAKKEPQTGARTPSQPQSPERGRHAKR; this comes from the coding sequence GTGAACACTCTCGCGCTCGGACCGAGCTGGCTCGACCCCGACAACCTGATCAACACGTTCGGCCCGATCGGCGTGCTGGCCATCGTTTTCGCGGAGTCGGGGCTGCTGATCGGCTTCTTCCTGCCCGGCGACTCGCTGCTCTTCACGACGGGCCTGCTGATCACCACGGGCAAGCTGTCGATGCCGCTGTGGCTGATGTGCATCCTGGTGGCGCTGGCCGCGATCGCGGGCGACCAGGTGGGCTATCTGTTCGGCCGCAAGGTGGGACCCTCGCTCTTCAACCGCCCGGACTCCAGGCTGTTCAAGCAGGAGAACGTGGAGAAGGCGCACGAGTTCTTCGAGAAGTACGGCCCGAAGTCCCTGGTCCTGGCCCGCTTCGTGCCCATCGTCCGGACGTTCACGCCGATCATCGCGGGCGTCTCGCGGATGAACTACCGCTCGTTCGTGATCTTCAACATCATCGGCGGCACGCTCTGGGGCGTGGGAGTGACGCTGCTGGGCGCGGGCCTCGGAAAGATCGAGTTCGTCAACAAGCACATCGAGCTGATCCTGGTGGCGATCGTGCTGGTCTCGGTGGTGCCGATCGCGATCGAGTACCTGAGGGCGCGATCGAAGGCGAAGAAGGAGCCCCAGACAGGGGCACGCACGCCGTCCCAGCCCCAGTCCCCGGAACGCGGCCGCCACGCGAAGCGCTGA
- a CDS encoding YbjQ family protein → MSIEDFGGGQAAQADVLVVTTNDVPGFEVQQVIGEVFGLTVRSRHLGSQIGAGLKSMMGGELKGLTKTLVQTRNQAMERLVEQARSRGANAVLMMRFDVTEAADLGTEVCAYGTAVVIAKK, encoded by the coding sequence ATGAGCATCGAAGATTTCGGCGGTGGGCAGGCCGCACAGGCAGATGTGCTGGTCGTGACCACGAATGACGTACCGGGCTTCGAGGTCCAGCAGGTCATCGGCGAGGTGTTCGGGCTGACCGTGCGCTCCCGGCACCTCGGCAGCCAGATCGGCGCCGGGCTGAAGTCCATGATGGGCGGCGAGCTCAAGGGGCTGACCAAGACCCTGGTGCAGACCCGGAACCAGGCCATGGAGCGGCTGGTCGAGCAGGCGCGGTCGCGCGGCGCCAATGCCGTGCTCATGATGCGCTTCGACGTGACCGAGGCCGCCGACCTGGGGACCGAGGTCTGTGCGTACGGCACTGCTGTCGTGATCGCGAAGAAGTAG
- a CDS encoding MerR family transcriptional regulator, whose translation MTNKTNKTKSYSVGEVAGFASVTVRTLHHYDEIGLLSPGDRSHAGHRRYGDADLDRLQQILFYRELGFPLDEVAALLDDPAADPQQHLQRQHELLSARIAELTRMAEAVEHAMEARKMGINLTPEEKFEVFGDKDPEAYAEESARRWGGTASYAESQRRVARYTKDDWEEIQSEMADWTERYKALMADGEDPTGERAMDLAEAHRAHITQWYFDCDLEIHTGLGEMYVSDTRFRSFYESLGEGMSAHLRDAIHANAARSQN comes from the coding sequence ATGACGAACAAGACGAACAAGACGAAGAGCTACTCGGTGGGCGAGGTCGCCGGTTTCGCCTCGGTCACGGTGCGCACGCTGCACCACTACGACGAGATCGGACTGCTCAGCCCGGGCGACCGCAGCCACGCGGGCCACCGGCGGTACGGCGACGCCGACCTCGACCGGCTGCAGCAGATCCTGTTCTACCGGGAGCTCGGCTTCCCGCTCGACGAGGTCGCGGCCCTGCTCGACGACCCCGCGGCGGACCCGCAGCAACATCTGCAACGCCAGCACGAGCTGCTGTCCGCCCGGATCGCCGAGCTGACCAGGATGGCCGAGGCCGTCGAACACGCCATGGAGGCGCGGAAGATGGGCATCAATCTCACCCCCGAGGAGAAGTTCGAGGTCTTCGGGGACAAGGACCCGGAGGCGTACGCGGAGGAGTCGGCCCGCCGCTGGGGCGGCACGGCGTCGTACGCGGAGTCACAGCGCAGGGTCGCCCGCTACACCAAGGACGACTGGGAGGAGATCCAGTCGGAGATGGCCGACTGGACCGAGCGCTACAAGGCGCTGATGGCCGACGGCGAGGACCCGACGGGCGAGAGGGCGATGGACCTCGCGGAGGCGCACCGGGCCCACATCACCCAGTGGTACTTCGACTGCGACCTGGAGATCCACACGGGCCTGGGCGAGATGTACGTCTCGGACACCCGGTTCAGGTCGTTCTACGAATCCCTCGGCGAGGGCATGTCGGCACACCTCCGGGACGCGATCCACGCGAACGCGGCACGCAGCCAGAACTGA
- a CDS encoding ion channel protein, whose product MATEVQTPAPASSARVLLPMILPALAVGIGASLLFLGVSEVAEKLQDALWTDLPDALGIGGYSSLWMIVMLTATGILVGLVVWKVPGHAGPDPATLGLGGEEPLRPYVLPGLVVAAALMLAGGPSLGPENPIIAVNVAVAFWVGHKLLPSAPGALWVSLATAATLGALFGTPVAAALVISESLAGKPMKGSLWDTMFPALVAAAAGALTTTLVAHPSFDLGLPDLSRPGWGDVLAMLVITTAAAVFGMLAAYAFPYVHKAFGRLRHPMLMLPVGGLVLGLLGALGGHLTLFKGLNEVAEIAADPDGHSAGEFALMTGVKLVALVVAASCGFRGGRIFPAVFVGAAFGLCAHALVPGVHPAVGVSAGVLGVLLAITRQGWVSLFTAAVLMSSPAILALLCIGILPGWLVVTGRVQMQLREDGSPVR is encoded by the coding sequence GTGGCCACCGAAGTGCAGACCCCCGCCCCTGCCTCCTCCGCGCGCGTCCTGCTGCCGATGATCCTCCCCGCGCTCGCCGTCGGGATCGGAGCCAGCCTCCTCTTCCTCGGCGTCAGCGAGGTGGCGGAGAAACTGCAGGACGCCCTCTGGACCGACCTGCCCGATGCTCTCGGCATCGGCGGGTACTCCTCGCTGTGGATGATCGTCATGCTCACCGCGACCGGCATCCTGGTCGGGCTCGTCGTGTGGAAGGTGCCGGGGCATGCGGGGCCCGATCCCGCCACCCTGGGCCTGGGCGGCGAGGAGCCGCTCCGCCCGTACGTACTCCCGGGGCTGGTCGTCGCGGCTGCGCTGATGCTGGCCGGTGGCCCGAGCCTGGGTCCCGAGAATCCGATCATCGCGGTGAACGTCGCGGTCGCCTTCTGGGTCGGCCACAAGCTGCTGCCGAGCGCGCCCGGCGCGCTCTGGGTCTCGCTCGCCACCGCGGCGACCCTCGGCGCGCTCTTCGGCACGCCCGTCGCGGCCGCCCTCGTCATCTCCGAGTCGCTGGCGGGCAAGCCGATGAAGGGGTCGCTCTGGGACACGATGTTCCCGGCGCTGGTCGCGGCCGCCGCCGGCGCGCTGACCACCACGCTCGTCGCGCACCCCAGCTTCGATCTGGGGCTGCCCGACCTGAGCCGGCCCGGCTGGGGCGATGTGCTGGCCATGCTGGTCATCACCACGGCTGCCGCGGTGTTCGGGATGCTGGCCGCCTACGCCTTTCCGTACGTCCACAAGGCCTTCGGCCGGCTCCGGCACCCCATGCTGATGCTGCCGGTGGGCGGCCTCGTGCTGGGGCTGCTCGGGGCGCTCGGCGGGCATCTGACGCTCTTCAAGGGGCTCAACGAGGTGGCGGAGATCGCCGCCGATCCCGATGGGCACTCGGCCGGAGAGTTCGCGCTGATGACCGGGGTGAAGCTGGTGGCGCTGGTCGTCGCCGCCTCCTGCGGCTTCCGGGGCGGGCGGATCTTCCCGGCCGTGTTCGTGGGGGCAGCCTTCGGGCTCTGCGCGCATGCGCTCGTACCCGGGGTCCATCCCGCGGTCGGGGTCTCGGCCGGGGTTCTGGGCGTGCTGCTCGCGATCACCCGGCAGGGCTGGGTCAGCCTGTTCACCGCGGCGGTTCTGATGTCGTCGCCCGCGATCCTGGCCCTGCTGTGCATCGGCATCCTGCCCGGCTGGCTCGTGGTCACCGGGCGCGTGCAGATGCAGCTGCGGGAGGACGGCTCCCCGGTGCGATAG
- the wrbA gene encoding NAD(P)H:quinone oxidoreductase, whose amino-acid sequence MSTPTPVKVAVIYYSATGTVATIAKAIADSAEAAGAEVRLRKAHELAPQAAIDSNPAWAANAAATADVEEVSPDDMVWADAVIFGSPTRYGNIASQLKQFIDTLGGLWQEGKLADKVYSGFTASATMHGGQESTLLALYNTVHHFGGILVSPGYTDPSKFVDGNPYGTSHVAGQGDIPVGDQTLTAARVQAERVVKFARALAS is encoded by the coding sequence ATGTCCACGCCCACGCCCGTCAAGGTCGCCGTCATCTACTACTCGGCCACCGGCACCGTCGCCACGATCGCCAAGGCCATCGCCGACAGCGCCGAAGCCGCCGGCGCCGAGGTCAGGCTGCGCAAGGCGCACGAGCTCGCCCCGCAGGCCGCGATCGACTCCAACCCCGCCTGGGCCGCCAACGCCGCGGCCACCGCGGACGTCGAGGAGGTCTCGCCCGACGACATGGTCTGGGCGGACGCGGTGATCTTCGGTTCGCCCACGCGGTACGGGAACATCGCCTCCCAGCTCAAGCAGTTCATCGACACCCTCGGCGGCCTCTGGCAGGAGGGGAAGCTCGCCGACAAGGTCTACAGCGGCTTCACCGCCAGTGCCACCATGCACGGCGGCCAGGAGTCCACGCTGCTCGCGCTCTACAACACCGTCCACCACTTCGGCGGGATCCTCGTGTCGCCCGGGTACACCGACCCCTCGAAGTTCGTCGACGGCAACCCGTACGGCACCTCGCACGTGGCCGGGCAGGGCGACATCCCGGTCGGGGACCAGACGCTGACGGCCGCCCGGGTGCAGGCTGAGCGAGTCGTGAAGTTCGCACGCGCGCTGGCGAGTTGA
- a CDS encoding glutamate decarboxylase — protein sequence MALHEGQGDKEPEKLHLNPFFGEANPVGGMASAPPKHRLPQSPMAPSTAYQLVHDELMLDGNSRLNLATFVTTWMEPQAGILMAECRDKNMIDKDEYPRTAELERRCVAMLADLWNAPDPGAAVGCSTTGSSEACMLAGMALKRRWAKRNAHRYPGAGARPNLVMGVNVQVCWEKFCNFWEVEARQVPMEGARFHLDPQAAAELCDENTIGVVGILGSTFDGSYEPIADLCDALDALQERTGLDVPVHVDGASGAMVAPFLDEDLVWDFRLPRVSSINTSGHKYGLVYPGVGWALWRSALELPEELVFRVNYLGGDMPTFALNFSRPGAQVVAQYYTFLRLGREGYRAVQQSTRDVARGLAERIEALGDFQLLTRGDELPVFAFTTADDVSAFDVFDVSRRLRERGWLVPAYTFPENRQDLSALRIVCRNGFSADLAALLMEDLGSLLPELRRQSGPLERSKSEATAFHH from the coding sequence ATGGCACTGCACGAGGGACAGGGCGACAAGGAGCCCGAGAAGCTGCACCTCAATCCCTTCTTCGGGGAGGCCAATCCGGTCGGCGGCATGGCCTCCGCCCCGCCCAAGCACCGGCTGCCGCAGTCGCCGATGGCGCCCTCGACCGCGTACCAGTTGGTGCACGACGAGCTGATGCTCGACGGCAATTCGCGGCTCAACCTGGCCACCTTCGTCACGACGTGGATGGAGCCCCAGGCGGGGATCCTGATGGCGGAGTGCCGGGACAAGAACATGATCGACAAGGACGAGTACCCGCGCACCGCCGAGTTGGAGCGGCGGTGCGTGGCGATGCTCGCCGATCTGTGGAACGCGCCCGATCCCGGGGCCGCGGTGGGGTGTTCGACCACCGGGTCGAGCGAGGCGTGCATGCTGGCGGGGATGGCGCTGAAGCGGCGGTGGGCGAAGCGGAACGCGCACCGGTATCCGGGTGCCGGGGCCCGGCCCAATCTCGTCATGGGCGTCAATGTGCAGGTCTGCTGGGAGAAGTTCTGCAACTTCTGGGAGGTCGAGGCGCGGCAGGTGCCCATGGAGGGCGCCCGCTTCCATCTCGATCCGCAGGCCGCCGCCGAGCTGTGCGACGAGAACACCATCGGGGTCGTCGGGATCCTGGGGTCGACCTTCGACGGGTCGTACGAACCGATCGCCGATCTCTGCGACGCGCTGGACGCGCTGCAGGAGCGGACCGGGCTCGATGTGCCGGTGCATGTGGACGGGGCCTCGGGGGCGATGGTCGCGCCGTTCCTCGACGAGGACCTGGTGTGGGACTTCCGGCTGCCCCGGGTGTCGTCCATCAACACGTCCGGGCACAAGTACGGGCTCGTGTATCCGGGGGTGGGCTGGGCGCTGTGGCGTTCTGCTCTTGAACTTCCCGAGGAGCTTGTCTTCCGGGTGAACTACCTGGGCGGGGACATGCCCACCTTCGCGCTGAACTTCTCCCGGCCCGGCGCCCAGGTCGTGGCGCAGTACTACACCTTCCTGCGGCTGGGGCGCGAGGGCTACCGGGCCGTGCAGCAGTCGACGCGGGACGTCGCGCGCGGGCTCGCGGAGCGGATCGAGGCGCTGGGCGACTTCCAACTCCTCACCCGGGGCGACGAGTTGCCGGTCTTCGCCTTCACCACCGCGGACGACGTGTCCGCGTTCGACGTCTTCGACGTGTCCCGCCGGCTCCGGGAGCGGGGGTGGCTGGTCCCCGCGTACACCTTCCCGGAGAACCGGCAGGACCTCTCCGCGCTGCGGATCGTCTGCCGCAACGGGTTCTCGGCCGATCTGGCGGCGCTGCTCATGGAGGACCTCGGCTCGCTCCTGCCCGAACTGCGGCGGCAGAGCGGCCCGCTGGAGCGGAGCAAGTCGGAGGCCACGGCCTTCCACCACTAG